One region of Mycobacterium riyadhense genomic DNA includes:
- a CDS encoding sulfurtransferase, whose amino-acid sequence MPLPPDPSPTLSAYAHPERLVTADWLSANLGAPGLVIVESDEDVLLYDVGHIPGAVKVDWHTDLNDPRVRDYIDGEQFADLMDSKGIAREDTVVIYGDKSNWWAAYALWVFTLFGHPDVRLLNGGRDLWLAERRDTTLDVPTKTSTGYPVVQRNDAPIRAFKDDVLGILGTEPLIDVRSPEEYTGKRTHMPDYPEEGALRAGHIPTARSIPWGKAAAENGRFRSREELEELYGFLEPEDNTIVYCRIGERSSHTWFVLTHLLGKPDVRNYDGSWTEWGNTVRVPIVAGEEPGAVPAL is encoded by the coding sequence GTGCCATTACCTCCAGATCCAAGTCCCACTCTGTCGGCCTACGCCCATCCCGAAAGGCTGGTGACGGCCGACTGGCTATCGGCCAACCTGGGCGCACCCGGGCTGGTGATCGTCGAATCCGACGAGGACGTCTTGCTCTACGACGTGGGCCATATTCCTGGCGCGGTCAAGGTCGACTGGCATACCGACCTCAACGACCCGAGGGTGCGTGACTACATCGATGGCGAGCAGTTCGCCGATTTGATGGACAGTAAGGGCATCGCCCGCGAGGACACCGTGGTGATCTACGGCGACAAGAGCAATTGGTGGGCGGCCTACGCGCTCTGGGTCTTCACGTTGTTCGGCCACCCCGATGTGCGGCTGCTCAACGGGGGCCGCGACCTTTGGCTCGCCGAACGTCGAGACACCACGCTGGATGTGCCGACCAAGACGTCGACCGGCTATCCCGTCGTGCAGCGCAACGACGCGCCGATCCGTGCGTTCAAAGACGACGTGCTGGGCATCTTGGGCACCGAGCCGCTGATCGACGTGCGTTCCCCCGAGGAGTACACCGGCAAACGGACCCACATGCCCGACTATCCGGAGGAGGGGGCGTTGCGCGCGGGCCACATCCCCACCGCGCGCTCGATCCCGTGGGGGAAGGCGGCCGCGGAGAACGGCCGGTTCCGCAGTCGCGAGGAGCTGGAAGAGCTGTACGGCTTCTTAGAGCCCGAAGACAACACCATCGTCTACTGCCGTATCGGCGAGCGGTCCAGCCACACCTGGTTCGTGCTGACGCATCTGTTGGGCAAGCCGGATGTGCGCAATTACGACGGCTCATGGACCGAGTGGGGAAACACCGTGCGGGTGCCCATCGTCGCCGGCGAAGAACCAGGAGCTGTACCAGCCTTATGA